One region of Sylvia atricapilla isolate bSylAtr1 chromosome Z, bSylAtr1.pri, whole genome shotgun sequence genomic DNA includes:
- the ISL1 gene encoding insulin gene enhancer protein ISL-1 isoform X1: MGDMGDPPKKKRLISLCVGCGNQIHDQYILRVSPDLEWHAACLKCAECNQYLDETCTCFVRDGKTYCKRDYIRLYGIKCAKCSIGFSKNDFVMRARAKVYHIECFRCVACSRQLIPGDEFALREDGLFCRADHDVVERATGLGGGDPLSPLHPARPLQMAAEPISARQPALRPHVHKQPEKTTRVRTVLNEKQLHTLRTCYAANPRPDALMKEQLVEMTGLSPRVIRVWFQNKRCKDKKRSIMMKQLQQQQPNDKTNIQGMTGTPMVAASPERHDGGLQANPVEVQSYQPPWKVLSDFALQSDIDQPAFQQLVNFSEGGPGSNSTGSEVASMSSQLPDTPNSMVASPIEA; encoded by the exons ATGGGAGACATGGGAGACCCACCAAAAA aaaaacgTCTGATTTCCCTATGTGTTGGTTGCGGCAATCAAATTCACGATCAGTATATTCTGAGGGTTTCTCCGGATTTGGAATGGCATGCGGCATGTTTGAAGTGTGCAGAGTGTAATCAGTATTTGGACGAGACCTGTACGTGCTTTGTTAGGGATGGCAAAACCTACTGTAAAAGAGATTATATCAG GTTATACGGCATCAAGTGCGCCAAATGCAGCATCGGCTTCAGCAAGAATGACTTCGTGATGCGCGCCCGCGCCAAGGTGTACCACATCGAGTGTTTTCGCTGCGTGGCCTGCAGCCGCCAGCTCATCCCCGGCGATGAATTCGCGCTGCGGGAGGACGGCCTCTTCTGCCGGGCGGACCACGACGTGGTGGAGAGGGCCACGGGCCTGGGCGGCGGGGACCCTCTCAGCCCCCTGCATCCCGCCCGGCCGCTGCAGATGGCAG CAGAACCTATCTCTGCCAGACAGCCAGCTCTGCGGCCCCACGTCCACAAGCAGCCCGAGAAGACCACCCGAGTCCGGACTGTCCTTAATGAAAAACAGCTCCACACCTTAAGGACCTGCTATGCTGCCAACCCCAGACCTGACGCCCTCATGAAAGAGCAACTGGTAGAAATGACTGGCCTCAGCCCGAGGGTCATCAGGGTTTGGTTTCAAAACAAGCGATGCAAGGACAAAAAAAGGAGCATTATGATGAAGcaacttcagcagcagcaacccAATGACAAAACT AATATCCAAGGGATGACAGGAACTCCAATGGTGGCTGCCAGTCCGGAGAGACACGACGGCGGTTTGCAGGCAAACCCCGTGGAGGTGCAGAGTTACCAGCCGCCCTGGAAAGTACTGAGTGACTTCGCATTGCAGAGTGACATAGACCAACCTGCTTTTCAGCAACTA gTTAATTTTTCAGAAGGAGGACCTGGTTCCAATTCTACTGGAAGTGAAGTAGCATCAATGTCCTCTCAGCTGCCAGATACACCCAACAGCATGGTAGCCAGTCCTATTGAGGCATGA
- the ISL1 gene encoding insulin gene enhancer protein ISL-1 isoform X2: MGDMGDPPKKKRLISLCVGCGNQIHDQYILRVSPDLEWHAACLKCAECNQYLDETCTCFVRDGKTYCKRDYIRLYGIKCAKCSIGFSKNDFVMRARAKVYHIECFRCVACSRQLIPGDEFALREDGLFCRADHDVVERATGLGGGDPLSPLHPARPLQMAEPISARQPALRPHVHKQPEKTTRVRTVLNEKQLHTLRTCYAANPRPDALMKEQLVEMTGLSPRVIRVWFQNKRCKDKKRSIMMKQLQQQQPNDKTNIQGMTGTPMVAASPERHDGGLQANPVEVQSYQPPWKVLSDFALQSDIDQPAFQQLVNFSEGGPGSNSTGSEVASMSSQLPDTPNSMVASPIEA, from the exons ATGGGAGACATGGGAGACCCACCAAAAA aaaaacgTCTGATTTCCCTATGTGTTGGTTGCGGCAATCAAATTCACGATCAGTATATTCTGAGGGTTTCTCCGGATTTGGAATGGCATGCGGCATGTTTGAAGTGTGCAGAGTGTAATCAGTATTTGGACGAGACCTGTACGTGCTTTGTTAGGGATGGCAAAACCTACTGTAAAAGAGATTATATCAG GTTATACGGCATCAAGTGCGCCAAATGCAGCATCGGCTTCAGCAAGAATGACTTCGTGATGCGCGCCCGCGCCAAGGTGTACCACATCGAGTGTTTTCGCTGCGTGGCCTGCAGCCGCCAGCTCATCCCCGGCGATGAATTCGCGCTGCGGGAGGACGGCCTCTTCTGCCGGGCGGACCACGACGTGGTGGAGAGGGCCACGGGCCTGGGCGGCGGGGACCCTCTCAGCCCCCTGCATCCCGCCCGGCCGCTGCAGATGGCAG AACCTATCTCTGCCAGACAGCCAGCTCTGCGGCCCCACGTCCACAAGCAGCCCGAGAAGACCACCCGAGTCCGGACTGTCCTTAATGAAAAACAGCTCCACACCTTAAGGACCTGCTATGCTGCCAACCCCAGACCTGACGCCCTCATGAAAGAGCAACTGGTAGAAATGACTGGCCTCAGCCCGAGGGTCATCAGGGTTTGGTTTCAAAACAAGCGATGCAAGGACAAAAAAAGGAGCATTATGATGAAGcaacttcagcagcagcaacccAATGACAAAACT AATATCCAAGGGATGACAGGAACTCCAATGGTGGCTGCCAGTCCGGAGAGACACGACGGCGGTTTGCAGGCAAACCCCGTGGAGGTGCAGAGTTACCAGCCGCCCTGGAAAGTACTGAGTGACTTCGCATTGCAGAGTGACATAGACCAACCTGCTTTTCAGCAACTA gTTAATTTTTCAGAAGGAGGACCTGGTTCCAATTCTACTGGAAGTGAAGTAGCATCAATGTCCTCTCAGCTGCCAGATACACCCAACAGCATGGTAGCCAGTCCTATTGAGGCATGA